A part of Cryptococcus neoformans var. neoformans JEC21 chromosome 4 sequence genomic DNA contains:
- a CDS encoding glycolipid mannosyltransferase, putative: MSRPLRIGFIHPDLGIGGAERLVVDAALSLKNKGHHVTIFTSRHDPSRCFPETIDGTLPVHVLGSSLPRSLHPKFPFTILFSILRSLLLAVLLLTSLLLPGPPSIANPLSPLQGFDIFFVDQQSVAVPLLRFVSGTRIVFYCHFPDKLLSGGWEIDVGKDKAVVERKGVGILKRMYRWPIDKLEEYTTGQSDIIISNSEFSSRVFALAFPSLAQKPRRVVYPCIDLSSYTSTSSDVKDGSVNLIQSDRPTIISFNRFEAKKNVDLAIRTFAKLRDDDLISKEEFRNLRFVVGGGYDPDQRDNAQTLLHLQNLCTNLSLSHHTIPSSSPISPNTQIIFLLNFSSAQRAHLLTSPSTLALLYTPTNEHFGIVPIEAGACGLPVLACDTGGPVETVVDFSIPSNAENGTGLLRPPRAEEWAPALTTLLHLSSSQRSIISQSAQTRIAENFSLATMGTQLEKACRDALAMGDLHVQVGDKLIWGGLGLMGFAAGGLGVIWMVWGV, translated from the exons ATGAGCCGCCCCCTCCGAATAGGGTTCATACATCCAGACCTTGGAATAG GCGGGGCAGAGCGTCTCGTAGTGGACGCGGCTCTATCTCTCAAAAACAAAGGCCACCATGTCACGATATTCACTTCGAGGCATGATCCTTCTCGGTGCTTTCCAGAGACTATAGATGGCACTCTTCCAGTCCATGTCCTCGGATCGTCCCTTCCTCGATCACTCCACCCCAAATTCCcattcaccatcctcttctccatcctccgatcccttcttcttgctgtccttctcctcacgtctcttcttttacCCGGTCCGCCATCCATTGCCAACCCTCTTTCGCCTCTTCAAGGGTTCGATATCTTCTTTGTCGATCAGCAAAGTGTTGCTGTGCCGCTTCTGAGGTTTGTTAGCGGGACAAGGATCGTATTTTACTGTCATTTCCCCGACAAACTGCTTAGCGGAGGATGGGAGATCGATGTGGGCAAAGATAAGGCCGTggtggagagaaaaggGGTTGGCATACTGAAGCGCATGTACCGGTGGCCTATCGACAAGCTCGAGGAGTATACGACTG GTCAATcggacatcatcatctccaactCTGAATTCTCTTCTCGCGTTTTTGCCCTcgctttcccttctctcgcccAGAAACCTCGCCGAGTGGTCTACCCTTGTATCGACCTATCTTCTTACacatcaacttcttctgATGTCAAGGATGGAAGCGTCAACCTTATTCAATCCGATCGACCTACAATCATTTCTTTTAACAGGTTtgaggcgaagaagaatgtgGACCTAGCCATAAGGACTTTTGCAAAACTTCGTGACGATGATCTCATCTCAAAGGAAGAGTTTAGAAATCTTCGATTTGTCGTTGGTG GGGGGTACGACCCTGATCAACGGGACAATGCCCaaactcttctccacctccaaaaCCTCTGTACTAACCTCTCCTTATCACATCATACcattccctcttcctctccaatcTCTCCCAACACGCAAATCattttcctcctcaactTTTCCTCTGCCCAGCGTGCCCATCTCCTtacttctccttctacCTTAGCGCTCTTGTACACACCCACCAACGAGCATTTCGGTATCGTCCCCATCGAAGCCGGGGCCTGCGGATTACCCGTATTGGCATGCGATACCGGCGGTCCGGTAGAGACCGTCGTTGATttttccatcccttccaatGCTGAGAACGGCACGGGTCTCCTACGACCACCCCGAGCTGAAGAATGGGCACCAGCGTTGAccactctcctccatctctcttcttcccaacgCTCCATTATCTCTCAGAGTGCTCAAACCCGTATCGCCGAAAACTTTTCCTTGGCTACGATGGGGACGCAGCTTGAGAAGGCTTGTCGGGATGCGCTAGCGATGGGTGATTTGCATGTTCAAGTTGGGGATAAGCTAATTTGGGGTGGACTGGGATTAATGGGTTTTGCAGCGGGTGGGTTGGGCGTTATTTGGATGGTATGGGGGGTTTGA
- a CDS encoding guanyl nucleotide binding protein, putative: MEEQHHGQEQDQNQQQQAYAPPEYSFDNASLYASINAASLSSPLENNFWRSARWSPDGSAVLTTTEDRSFRIHTLSETSLGTFDTHQFKQPDSITSSIWFPTASSLVPESFCFVAGIRDNPVKLIDAKTGNVRASYPIIDHRERFISPYSLAFHPSLSKLYCGCSSFIEIIDLTSSSSTRLKTTFTRSSKDGQKGIISALAFAPDTTGSFVAGGYDGSVGMYTEDGDLEGWLGGLEVGGVTQLSYHPLNPTLLFVASRRSDVIQVYDIRNPSQPLHSLPRKGRTNQRLWFDIDVWGRWLASGDEEGLVKVWDIISPEVPVVFEEKLHNDAVSSVQLHPYYPLLLTSSGSRNMTASGSTLDNESNEGSQSDSDSDSDDSGSGLENEGSGGMTTPISNIKDSTMKIWSFLPPASS, from the exons ATGGAAGAACAGCACCATGGACAAGAACAAGATCAAaatcaacagcagcaagcGTATGCGCCACCAGAATATAGCTTCGACAATGCCTCTCTCTATGCCTCCATAAATGCAGCATCCCTTTCCTCACCACTCGAAAACAACTTTTGGAGGTCTGCCAGATG GTCGCCAGATGGGTCTGCTGTACTTACAACTACGGAGGATCGCTCGTTTCGCATACACAC CCTGAGTGAGACCAGCCTCGGTACATTCGACACCCACCAATTCAAGCAGCCCGATAGTATAACGTCATCAATATGGTTTCCGACCGCCTCATCTCTGGTTCCGGAGAGCTTCTGCTTTGTGGCTGGGATAAGGGACAATCCTGTCAAGCTTATCGATGCGAAGACCGGCAAT GTGAGAGCGAGCTACCCCATCATAGACCATCGAGAGCGATTCATATCGCCGTACAGTCTTGCCTTTCACCCCTCACTCTCTAAACTATATTGCGgctgctcttctttcatcgaAATTATTGATCTcacttcatcatcgtctaCCCGGCTCAAAACGACTTTCACAAGGTCGTCCAAGGATGGGCAGAAAGGAATCATCTCGGCACTTGCTTTTGCACCTGATACCACAGGGAGTTTTGTTGCTGGAGGGTACGATGGATCCGTAGGGATGTACACGGAAGACGGGGATTTGGAAGGATGGTTGGGTGGACTGGAAGTTGGGGGTGTGACGCAATTATCGTACCACCCGCTCAACCCAACCCTTCTTTTTGTCGCTTCGAGGCGATCAGATGTAATCCAAGTATATGATATCCGTAACCCCTCTCAGCCGCTGCATAGTCTCCCGAGAAAAGGGCGGACAAATCAGAGGTTATGGTTTGATATAGACGTTTGGGGCAGATGGCTGGCGAGTGGTGATGAG GAGGGGTTAGTCAAGGTCTGGGATATCATCAGTCCGGAGGTGCCTGTTGTGTTTGAGGAAAAACTGCATAATG ACGCTGTCAGCTCTGTTCAACTTCACCCTTACTACCCTCTCCTTTTAACATCTTCAGGCTCCAGAAATATGACTGCTTCAGGTTCAACGCTCGATAACGAATCGAATGAAGGCTCTCAATCAGATTCAGATTCAGATTCAGATGACTCAGGTTCAGGGCTTGAGAACGAGGGTAGTGGGGGTATGACTACTCCGATAAGCAACATTAAAGATTCGACGATGAAAATATGGTCGTTCTTACCTCCAGCGTCCAGCTAG
- a CDS encoding peptidase, putative: MEQLEVHDDIFAAYHIPKISTPSTSSSSTVSSTRAQRGKGKQRAASSEVEEETHVATPEEEARGSSGRKKMAGQNRQEAGMTRARARMTNVVNGYSPYGASQRKGAALGRASLAKAVPQSEFYSNPKASGSRELNTPTQQNTRASTSNTRSLSRNQLLANARGTHSAGLHDDSDDAEGSPVRRAYKPDETEDDVPVLVELPNKEPSSAQPTRRTGGEQGTNSNPFKGKGKAADVFGNHRDARHPQPSRAAKNDDEVEYMPHGEVKITKEMRVAELDMLTKQVTPRFGQRQRRPMNNKDGNQVKISNRAPTQVLKSPGDSVPLNFNLAWISPNTILRCTGITFDGKELRLACEGGGSSWKIDFKKMISIQLCTSQEHPFICFEVNPNDTDRDSFSNLLDGKKLNFEGTVQLCIKPSKSLQTAQRLDTFLSRLRSQAVGRVDELDQASCKLLSESCNSQVLDTRARHEAQRRVKAAEAAEKRIASRASSPIDSWPYGIDDKKEEKEKKPAAKGGRGKKKEEQGDRNQSKLNLYVFFSCQTARRVLTILCSAPQPVVPVRRSSRRSTNKLIEEISSDDERPVHVSKEPPPANKNELYFCYPPTEKAAVSITQGDKYRVKVGEFLNDTLLEFGLRHVLSQVTDARREETHVFNSFFYGKLSNKSKGNKPTSEGWPAYNSVQRWTRNKNVFDKRFIIVPINEHFHWYLAVIINPRGILRPRAPEPALEISRPNTRATAGTMVGGSPGHHYSELMEDPKIEAGPELSAEAQAHKDASLEKEKGTPGLPSAQSNQSPKRSLAQSLTPPKTRKSPFFQSSPLTPAPEDGDGEFPHPGDQSVDPLDVMSQQTDTERDEDIEMKDVRNGVQEIDLDGPPNSKNEKDGSGDEGTGGFIVTPTLLAMQQQQNQVEKGAKLPMVTTVVDDDEEGAKAKAKNSASAKKGKSKGQDANFEDGRTWIITFDSLGGAHRAVGTNLSRWLQYEAKNKLNIDYEPEDAQYWHGKVPQQGNFYDCGLFVVHYAKQLLQRPEEVLSFVQRRQPPEWSPEVGEWRADLDRFWQASETKNLRISWVVTMDDLASEWGKIEKERPKAADDAEGEGDASQVEEVTKEEREAEARMEKEVEQELKRRQEEIDKGEGGKGEGERDGEGDETREGSEATEKDMEKEQPPDENAEDPELPLHPDFDPSLDLQLDPEFDHSENSTSTPVTSQTKQISASARLEPASPDSSVVSDAYAEKGTSTVADADTAMESQQDDAAINWESPIPIKPALDFFDRDQATAEVEQESKMNGEVAMLIDDGDLVPSSPLPSQSLRTHISPSHGTHLRFEEEDEPESEMPGNEVKKEKASVLVKSLRQQKEEEEEKEEEEEVKNTVRPLPRSSRFFAPSNDSTPHITKPPFRSSAAKKPRHHADRASSPIDDGPFAGLSESAPNASSRSRSGSIHRSASVSRKASDTTRDDGEDRVNEADEDRLEGERESTASRVSSPKKLAPASTYAPTSARKAPKRVAGRNDAETRANKRTKGGSKGKGRPSTGASRDEAIELDSD; this comes from the exons ATGGAGCAGCTCGAGGTCCACGACGACATCTTCGCCGCCTATCATATTCCCAAGATCTCTACtccatccacatcttcatcaagcACAGTTTCCAGCACACGGGCGCAaagggggaagggaaagcaGCGAGCAGCGTCAAGtgaagtcgaagaagaaacacATGTGGCGACGCCAGAAGA AGAAGCACGTGGCAGCTCTggcagaaagaagatggcTGGGCAAAACAGACAA GAGGCCGGCATGACTCGAGCGAGAGCCAGAATGACCAATGTTGTAAACGGATACTCTCCATACGGTGCGAGtcagaggaaaggagcggcCTTAGGTCGAGCAAGTCTTGCGAAAGCCGTACCACAAAGCGAATTCTATTCCAACCCCAAGGCTTCCGGCTCACGAGAACTCAACACTCCTACCCAACAGAACACCCGTGCCAGCACCTCAAATACCCGCTCTCTGTCAAGGAATCAACTACTCGCTAATGCCCGGGGCACTCATTCTGCTGGCTTACATGATGATAGTGATGATGCTGAGGGATCCCCGGTACGAAGGGCGTACAAGCCTGATGAaacagaagatgatgtcCCTGTTCTTGTCGAATTACCGAACAAAGAACCCTCCAGCGCCCAACCTACAAGACGCACAGGTGGAGAGCAAGGGACAAATTCAAATCCCTTCAAAGGCAAGGGGAAAGCTGCAGATGTATTCGGGAATCATCGCGACGCCCGgcatcctcaaccttctcgtGCGGCCAaaaatgacgatgaagtcGAGTATATGCCGCATGGGGAGGTCAAAATTACAAAGGAGATGCGTGTTGCCGAGTTAGATATGCTTACGAAGCAGGTGACGCCGAGGTTTGGGCAGAGGCAACGGCGACCGATGAATAACAAGGACGGAAATCAGGTCAAG ATTTCAAATCGTGCGCCAACCCAAGTTCTAAAGAGTCCCGGTGATTCTGTTCCACTTAATTTCAACCTTGCATGGATCTCCCCAAACACAATCTTGCGGTGCACCGGGATAACGTTTGACGGAAAAGAGCTGAGATTGGCATGTGAAGGCGGAGGCTCATCATGGAAAATTGATTTCAAGAAAATGATTAGTATACAG TTGTGCACAAGCCAAGAACATCCTTTCATTTGTTTCGAAGTGAACCCCAACGACACCGATCGTGATTCATTCAGTAATCTTTTGGACGGAAAGA AACTGAATTTTGAGGGCACAGTTCAACTTTGCATAAAGCCTTCTAAATCATTGCAAACTGCTCAAAGGCTCGATACGTTTTTGTCACGATTGAGATCTCAAGCGGTTGGCCGAGTCGACGAGCTAGA CCAAGCATCTTGCAAGCTGCTCTCCGAGTCGTGCAACTCCCAAGTCCTCGATACTAGGGCCCGTCATGAAGCTCAGCGACGTGTCAAAGCGGCGGAAGCAGCCGAGAAACGGATTGCAAGTCGGGCCTCTTCCCCCATAGACTCGTGGCCGTACGGAATCGACgataaaaaagaagaaaaggagaagaaaccTGCCGCCAAGGGAGGTAGAGgtaaaaagaaagaagagcaaggagaTCGGAATCAGAGTAAACTTAACTTGTACGTTTTTTTCTCCTGCCAAACAGCAAGGCGTGTTTTGACGATTTTGTGCAGCGCCCCTCAACCTGTTGTGCCCGTTCGTCGGAGTTCACGTCGTTCGACTAACAAGCTCATCGAAGAAATTTCCTCTGACGATGAAAGACCTGTACACGTCTCCAAGGAACCGCCACCAGCGAACAAGAACGAGTTATACTTCTGTTATCCACCAACGGAAAAGGCTGCGGTGAGCATCACACAGGGCGATAAGTACAGAGTAAAGGTTGGCGAGTTCTTAAATGATACTTTGCTGGAATTTGGTTTAAG gcatGTGTTGAGTCAAGTGACCGAtgcgagaagagaggaaacTCATGTTTTTAATTCGTTCTTCTATGGTAAACTGTCGAACAAGTCGAAAGG GAATAAACCTACATCTGAAGGCTGGCCAGCGTACAACTCCGTCCAGAGGTGGACTCGAAATAAGAATGTTTTTGATAAGCGGTTCATCATCGTGCCAATCAATGAACA CTTTCATTGGTACTTGGCTGTCATAATCAACCCTCGAGGTATCCTTCGGCCCCGTGCTCCAGAACCTGCCCTAGAAATCTCTCGTCCTAACACACGCGCCACAGCCGGAACTATGGTTGGTGGAAGTCCTGGGCATCACTATTCAGAGCTTATGGAAGATCCCAAGATCGAAGCTGGACCTGAACTTTCCGCAGAGGCACAAGCACACAAGGATGCATCGCtcgaaaaagaaaagggaacCCCTGGTTTACCTTCTGCGCAATCCAATCAGTCTCCCAAGCGATCCCTAGCCCAATCTCTTACGCCTCCAAAAACTCGAAAATCTCCTTTTTTCCAGTCGTCACCGTTAACGCCTGCACCAGAAGACGGCGATGGAGAGTTCCCACATCCAGGAGATCAGTCTGTAGATCCACTCGATGTCATGAGCCAGCAGACAGATACTGAGAGGGACGAAGATATAGAGATGAAGGACGTGCGCAATGGAGTGCAGGAAATTGACTTGGATGGACCGCCCAACTCCAAAAatgaaaaggatggaagtgGTGATGAGGGAACTGGGGGTTTTATTGTCACTCCGACACTGCTGGCtatgcagcagcagcagaatcAAGTTGAAAAGGGTGCCAAGCTACCTATGGTTACCACTGtggttgatgatgacgaggaaggggCGAAAGCCAAGGCAAAGAATTCAGCATcagcgaagaaggggaagtCCAAGGGACAAGATGCCAATTTTGAAGACGGCCG TACATGGATTATCACCTTTGATTCTCTTGGAGGCGCTCACAGGGCGGTTGGCACCAATCTTTCAAGATGGTTGCAGTATGAAGCTAAGAATAAGCTTAATATTGACTATGAGCCTGAAGACGCGCAGTACTGGCACGGCAAA GTACCCCAGCAAGGAAATTTTTATGACTGTGGCTTGTTCGTAGTCCATTATGCCAAGCAGCTTTTGCAACGGCCTGAAGAAGTTCTCTCTTTCGTACAA CGTCGTCAACCTCCCGAATGGTCTCCTGAAGTTGGTGAATGGCGAGCCGACCTTGACAGGTTTTGGCAAGCCTCTGAAACCAAAAACCTCCGTATATCCTGGGTCGTAACCATGGATGACCTGGCTAGCGAGTGGGGGAAGATCGAAAAGGAGAGGCCAAAAGCGGCGGATGATGCGGAGGGCGAAGGGGATGCGAGTCAAGTCGAGGAAGTGaccaaggaggaaagagaggcgGAAGCGCgtatggagaaggaggtggagcAGGAGTTGAAGCGACGGCAGGAGGAAATCGACAAGGGCGAggggggaaagggagaaggagagagagatggagaaggcgaCGAAACTAGAGAGGGGTCAGAAGCGACCGAGAAAGACATGGAGAAAGAACAACCTCCAGATGAAAATGCCGAAGACCCTGAacttccccttcatcccGATTTCGATCCTTCCCTAGACCTCCAGCTCGACCCCGAATTCGATCATTCAGAAAACTCCACATCTACACCTGTTACATCCCAAACTAAACAAATTTCTGCTTCCGCTCGGCTCGAGCCGGCATCCCCAGATTCATCTGTTGTTAGCGACGCTTACGCTGAAAAGGGTACCAGCACCGTCGCCGATGCTGATACCGCAATGGAGAGTCAACAGGACGATGCGGCTATCAACTGGGAGAGTCCTATACCGATCAAACCGGCTCTAGACTTCTTCGATCGAGATCAAGCGACTGCAGAGGTGGAGCAAGAAAGTAAGATGAATGGCGAGGTAGCCATGCTGATAGATGATGGCGACCTGGTCCCTTCCTCACCCTTGCCATCGCAATCTCTGCGGACTCATATTTCTCCAAGTCATGGGACCCATCTTagatttgaagaagaggacgaacCGGAAAGTGAAATGCCTGGGAATGAGgtaaagaaggagaaagcgTCAGTTTTGGTCAAGAGTCTGCGTCAacagaaagaggaagaggaggagaaagaagaggaagaagaagtaaaGAACACAGTCAGACCTTTGCCCCGCAGCAGCCGTTTTTTCGCACCTTCCAACGACTCTACACCTCATATCACAAAACCTCCTTTCAGATCATCAGCTGCCAAAAAGCCCAGACACCATGCAGACAGGGCGAGTAGTCCGATTGACGATGGGCCATTTGCAGGTTTAAGCGAAAGCGCACCAAACGCCAGTTCTAGATCGAGGTCGGGGTCCATTCACAGATCGGCTTCAGTCTCCAGAAAGGCGTCTGACACAACCAGAGACGACGGCGAGGACAGGGTCAATGAAGCTGATGAAGACAGACTGGAAGGCGAGCGAGAGAGTACAGCCTCACGCGTGTCGTCACCCAAGAAGCTTGCCCCTGCTAGCACATACGCGCCCACATCTGCAAGAAAGGCGCCAAAGAGAGTTGCAGGAAGGAATGATGCAGAGACTAGGGCCAATAAGCGGACAAAGGGAGGAAGTAAGGGTAAGGGAAGGCCGTCCACGGGTGCATCGAGGGATGAAGCTATCGAGTTGGATTCAGATTAG
- a CDS encoding expressed protein: MPAPPFGTASAYTDSFPAPPPKQVTVTAETCYNLGVFRDIVRQYRKLDDQIIIRLNRAQAELRDHTRTSTGGSWIGGGVKSMDGAEGMCVKIWSEMMAGWAHRQTLLTFCSQTVQSSVEGKRNEGGHVRGIKEEEVLADQLASEESIEAIIRKRTLEAFKSRCPFFTPSDTTSKAWFNLADRGLKGHGPDLP, from the exons ATGCCAGCACCACCATTCGGCACAGCGTCAGCGTACACGGATTCTTTCCCAGCGCCGCCACCAAAGCAGGTAACGGTTACAGCAGAAACATGTTACAATCTCGGCGTCTTCAGAG ATATTGTCAGGCAATATAGAAAGCTTGATGACCAAATTATAATTCGGCTGAATAGAGCGCAAGCAGAGCTCCGAGATCATACAAGGACGTCGACCGGAGGTTCATGGATCGGTGGCGGAGTCAAGTCGATGGATGGTGCAGAAGGCATGTGTGTCAAGATATGGAGCGAGATGATGG CTGGGTGGGCACACAGACAGACACTCTTGACATTCTGCAGCCAAACAGTCCAGTCTTCTGtcgaaggaaaaagaaacgaAGGAGGACATGTAAGAGGgatcaaggaagaagaggttttG GCCGACCAATTAGCAAGTGAAGAGAGTATCGAAGCCATCATTCGCAAACGAACGCTTGAGG CCTTTAAATCCAGATGTCCTTTCTTCACGCCTTCAGATACCACCTCTAAAGCATGGTTTAATCTCGCGGACAGAGGGCTGAAAGGCCATGGACCAGATCTTCCTTAG
- a CDS encoding argininosuccinate synthase, putative: protein MVATGEKKGKVILAYSGGLDTSCILLWLIEQGYEVVAYMADVGQEEDFEAARAKAMQCGAVGFHLADLKREFVEELIYPAVQCNAIYENVYLLGTSLARPVIARGMIEAAVKEGCDFVSHGCTGKGNDQVRFELAFYGLAPNIKVIAPWRLPEFYERFDGRSALLEYAAKNGIPVTQTAAKPWSTDENLFHISYEAGILEDPNQTPPDDMWKLTVSPEKAPDAPERVHIEFAKGLPVKVTFPADGNTVTDSVEIFLTLNALARRHGVGRIDIVENRFIGVKSRGCYESPAATILRAAHMDLEGLTLDRNVRALRDQFVTTQLSQILYNGFFFSPEREFITAAIPASQKTVNGVVRLKLYKGNVVVEGRDADEGLYDAKFTSMDEMGGFEPTATSGFIEISSIRIKAWGRANIKRGQDGVSPKDVYHREN from the exons ATGGTTGCTACtggtgagaagaagggcaaagtCATTCTCGCCTACTCTGGTGGTCTTG ACACTTCTTGCATTCTTCTCTGGCTTATCGAGCAAGGCTATGAGGTTGTTGCCTATATGGCTGATGTTGGTCAGGAGGAGGACTTTGAGGCTGCTCGTGCCAAGGCTATGCAGTGTGGTGCCGTTGGTTTCCACCTTGCCGACTTGAAGCGAGAGTTTGTTGAGGAGCTCATTTACC CCGCCGTTCAATGTAACGCCATTTATGAGAACGTGTACCTCCTCGGTACTTCCCTTGCCCGTCCCGTTATTGCCCGAGGCATGATTGAGGCCGCCGTCAAGGAAGGTTGCGACTTTGTTTCTCACGGTTGTACCGGCAAGGGTAACGACCAAGTCCGATTCGAGCTCGCCTTTTACGGTCTCGCCCCCAACATCAAGGTCATTGCTCCCTGGCGATTGCCCGAGTTCTATGAGCGATTCGACGGTCGATCCGCTTTGCTCGAGTACGCCGCTAAGAACGGTATTCCGGTCACCCAGACCGCGGCCAAGCCCTGGTCTACTG ACGAGAACCTCTTCCACATCTCTTACGAGGCCGGTATCCTTGAGGACCCCAACCAGACTCCCCCCGATGATATGTGGAAGCTTACTGTTTCCCCCGAGAAGGCTCCCGATGCCCCCGAGCGAGTTCACATCGAGTTCGCCAAGGGTCTCCCCGTCAAGGTTACTTTCCCTGCTGACGGCAACACTGTGACCGACTCTGTCGAGATTTTCCTTACCCTCAACGCTCTTGCCAGGAGGCACGGTGTCGGCCGAATCGACATTGTCGAGAACCGATTCATTGGTGTCAAGTCTCGAGGATGCTACGAGTCTCCGGCCGCCACCATCCTCCGAGCTGCCCACATGGACCTCGAAGGTTTGACCCTTGATCGAAACGTCCGAGCTCTCCGAGACCAATTCGTTACCACCCAACTCTCTCAGATCCTCTACAAcggtttcttcttctcccccgAGCGTGAATTCATCACTGCCGCCATCCCTGCTTCTCAGAAGACTGTCAACGGTGTCGTCCGACTCAAGCTCTACAAGGGCAACGTTGTTGTCGAGGGCCGAGATGCCGATGAGGGCTTGTACGACGCCAAGTTCACCTCTATGGACGAGATGGGCGGTTTCGAGCCCACTGCGACCAGCGGCTTCATCGAAATTTCTTCTATCAGGATCAAGGCTTGGGGCAGGGCCAA CATTAAGCGAGGCCAGGACGGTGTCTCCCCCAAAGACGTGTACCACCGTGAAAACTAG
- a CDS encoding protein transporter, putative — MTIHALWIISKAGGLVFSRSYSDALPQLPVNTILTLAGILHGIHAITARLTPSPAASSQNQSQGPGSTGGLESFEAEGWGGKVFLTPTGTKFVLLHSLPQAGLDDLLKRIYEIYADTVMKNPFHTLEMPINSALFDEKLGVLMGGVNVS, encoded by the exons ATGACCATCCACGCTCTATGGATAATAAGCAAAGCAGGCGGTCTCGTCTTTTCCCGTTCTTACAGTG aCGCTCTTCCTCAATTACCAGTCAACACCATCCTCACGCTCGCCGGTATCTTGCACGGTATTCACGCTATCACCGCACGTCTTACCCCTTCACCCGCTGCTTCCAGCCAAAACCAGAGCCAAGGCCCAGGATCTACAGGGGGGCTAGAGAGTTTCGAGGCTGAGGGATGGGGTGGAAAGGTGTTTTTGACTCCTACTG GCACAAAGTTTGTACTGTTACATTCATTACCTCAAGCAGGCTTAGATGATCTTTTAAAACGGATATACGAAATTT ACGCAGACACGGTCATGAAAAATCCCTTCCACACACTTGAGATGCCAATAAATAGCGCTTTATTCGATGAGAAGCTGGGGGTGTTGATGGGTGGGGTGAACGTTTCGTAG
- a CDS encoding conserved protein, with translation MTLTFTIFGGGGKVAKHFTKLAVTAGHKVHSVIKDDGHASELDSLGATTHILSLHAATPSTISSLFRQTKPDVVLFSAGAGGKPPGADEIDHKGAVKVFDAMEQAGVKRLVLVGALDVRSRDKGWPEWYNEEDKKASDKVWGSIGSYMQAKLDAELNLHTRSKIEYTVIRPGTLTTEPAGGAVMGRTHLAHTSRELVAQTALAIATNPSTIGFTIDVMDGDAKIEDELEKVVKEKLDAWTG, from the exons ATGACGCTCACGTTCACAAtctttggaggaggcggaaAAGTCGCAAAGCATTTCACCAAACTCGCCGTCACCGCGGGCCACAAAGTCCACTCGGTCATCAAAGACGATGGCCATGCGTCTGAACTCGACTCTCTCGGGGCTACCACccacatcctctccctccacGCCGCCACCCCGTCTACCatatcttctctcttccgccAGACCAAGCCCGACGTAGTCCTCTTCTCAGCGGGAGCCGGCGGGAAACCACCAGGTGCGGATGAGATTGATCATAAAGGCGCGGTCAAGGTGTTTGACGCGATGGAACAAGCGGGGGTGAAGAGGCTGGTGCTCGTAGGGGCGCTGGATGTGCGGAGTAGGGACAAGGGCTGGCCAGAGTGGTATAACGAGGAGGATAAGAAGGCGAGTGATAAAGTCTGGGGATCGATTGGGTCTT ATATGCAAGCCAAGCTCGACGCCGAACTCAATCTCCACACCCGCAGCAAAATCGAGTATACCGTCATTCGACCGGGGACCTTGACGACAGAGCCGGCTGGGGGTGCAGTGATGGGCAGAACACATCTGGCACATACTTC ACGAGAACTCGTTGCCCAGACAGCCCTCGCTATTGCCACCAacccctccaccatcgGGTTCACCATCGACGTCATGGACGGCGACGCGAAAATCGAAGACGAGTTGGAAAAGGTTGTAAAGGAAAAGCTTGACGCTTGGACCGGTTGA